Below is a genomic region from Pseudomonas extremaustralis.
CTGGAGAAGAACAAAGCGCGGTCGCTGAAGAGATCAGTCGGAGTGTCACTCGCGTTCGGGATATTTCAGATCAGTCTGCTGCTTCCAGCGAGCACACAGCGGCCTCTAGCATGAGCCTGGCCAAACTGGGTGGTACGTTGAAACAACAACTGGAAAGATTCCAGATTTGATAAAGCCTGGAGCTGGATCTGCATAAACACTGGGCGACTTTCTGTCGCCCATTACATCTTCAGTCTGCTCAATGCCTATGCCGATGATGCACATCCGGAAAGTGCGCATGGCTATGCCTCATCGCATTGTGTGTATGCACATGGCTGTGTGGCACCTTCGCATCCCACTCAAACCCATGCTCATGCTGATGATGCTCATCATGCACATGCCAATGCCCGTGCTCTGTCGCTTCATGCAGATGATCGTGGGCGTGTCGTTCCGTCAGGTGCAGCCACACACCCACGGCCATCAACGCCGACGCAATCCAGAAAGCCAGCGTCACCGATTCCCCCAGCGCCAGCACCGCAATCGCGGCACCCAGGAAGGGCGCTGTCGAAAAGTAGGCGCCGGTACGCGCGCTTCCCAACCCGCGTAGCGCCAGCACAAACAGGACCAGGCTGATGCCATACCCCAGGAACCCAACCAGCAAGATAGGCGCCAGCTGCGCCACGCCGGGTACCTGTGCGCCGAGATAAAGCGCCAGGCCGCCATTCACCGCCCCTGCAATCAAGCCCTTGGCCCCGGCGATAAACAGCGCATCCGACGCGGATACCTTACGCGTCAGGTTGTTATCGATCCCCCAGCACAAGCAGGCCAGCGCTACCGCAAACGGCCCCGTCCAGTCATGGCTTGTGCCGCCGCCGTCCGACCATGACAACACCACACCGCCCAGTACGATCGCGATCATCCCGAGGACGATGCGCCGGTCCGCGTTTTCTCGGAACACCAGCCAGGCGATAACAGCAGTCAGCACCGATTCAAGGTTGAGCATCAGCGAGGCGGTCGCGCCGGCGGTGCGGGTCAGGCCGAACATCAGGGCGACGGGGCCAAGGATGCCGCCGAACGCAATGGCGCCGAGCAGCCAGGGCCATTCCGAGGGGGTCAGTCCAGGCGATTTCCAGCCGCGATCGCGCAACAGGCGTACAGCGGCGAGTCCGAGACCACTGCCGAGGTAGAGCAGGCCGGCAAGCAGTATGGGCGAGAGACCCAGGCCGAGGTTTTTGGCGAGGGGGGTGCTGGCGCCGAACAGGGCGGCGGCGGCGAGGGCGTAAACGATGCTGAGGTTCATGGGCCATCCTCGAGAGATTGGCCCATGATACTTCGCAGGCTTTGGTTAACGCCTGGCGATTTTACTGCGCGGTTTTCAACTTGATCACATCACCGGAAATCTTGGTGGTGTAACCGCTGAGTACCCATGCCCAGAACCAGTTTTCCTGAACCTGGGTATTGATCAGCGCGTCGCCGCCTTTTGCCTTGATGGCAGCGTCTTGGGCACGCACGAAACGGCTGTTCTGGCCGATTGGGATAACGCCGAAGAGCATGATGCCGGTGGCGCTGGCTTCACTGTGACCCAGCACGGTGTATTGGCTGCTGTCGTATTGCGGGGATTTGATGGCGGTGCCAGTGCAGCCGGCGAGGGCGAAGCCGAGAACAGCTGCTGCAACTACTTTACTGACGTACTTCACTGAGTAACTCCATGGGCTAAAGCCCGAGATTCAATTCTCGGGGGGCGGTACTTTAATCGCTCCTGTAACAGATTGAAAACAATCGTCCCTTCAGGCCAGCAAGTCTTCATAAAAGGCACCGTAAGGCTTGCACGGATGGGCAATCTGGATTTCCAGAATCCACAGTCCGGCGTTCGGGTAGTGCTCGAAGTCACCCAGGTCGCCGCCGCGATGGATCGCATGGGGGAAGTCGCTGACCCGGTGTCCCTTGATGTCGAGGTTCAAGTCCCAGCCCATGGCTTGGGCTTGTTCTTCGGCGTAGCGGTAGAGCTCGAGGCCAATGACCTGGTGGTCTTTCCAGTGTGCCTGCACGCGGTCGAACAGGTCTTTGGCGGCGTTGGCGCAGGCGATCATGTCCGGGTCGTTGCCAGTGGTGAATGTGGCGCCGGCGTCACCTTCGTGGCCTTGCCATACCGCGCCCATGTCGATGAAGAAGATGTCGTTGTCGCCCAGTATCGGGTCGCCTTCGGAGCGTTGCTTGAAGGTCTTGAGGGTGTTGGCGCCGAAGCGCACCAGCAGCGGGTGCCAGATGCGTTGCATGTCGAGGTCGGCGAGTACTTGCTTGCCCAGTTCACGGGCTTCGGACTCCAGCATGCCGGGGCGGATGCGCTGGGCCAGTTGTTCGATGGCCTGCCAGGTCATCGACTGGGCGTAACGCATGGCGTCAATGTTGTAGGCGGCGCCTACGGCTTCCTTGGGGTGTGCGGACACCGGTATCTCCTCGGGCTAGGCTGTACTGATCGTTATGCTTTTTACTATATAGCGATCGAGTGGCAGAGCCCAAGTGCAAAGATGCTGTTGTGGCGAGCGCCTCAGATATGCAACCAGGCCAGACTCCCCAACACCACCGCCACGCCAGCGGCTGTATACGACATACGCTTCAACCATTCCCGGCGCGTCAGCAACGTAATCGCCGCCAGCGAAATCGCGATCTGAATCGCGGTCATCGCCTGGGCCCAGCGATGATGCTGGTGCAGCGCCTGTTCGGACTTCTCGTCCCATTCCTTTGAGGACGCTTCGAGCTTTTCGGCCTGGCGGCGCACGTCTTCCTTCTGGGTTTTATAGCGCTCGATTTCATCCTTGTAATGCGCCGCATCCACGCCGGGAATATGGGTGGCCAGTTCCGCCAGGTTCTGCCGGCTGGATTTGGCCTGGTAGTAATTCCACTGGTTGGCCGCTTCAGTCTTGATGATGGCAGCGTTGTTCTTGTCCATCGCCGCTTCGCTTTCGGTGGAGCCGGCCTGATAGCTGAGCATGGCGCCGAGAGTGGCCATGAGCGCGGTCATCACGGCAATACGGCTGGCGAAATTGTCACCGCGACCGTGGGCATGTTCGGTGGTGTGTTCGATGTGTTTTTCGTGGGGGCTGGGGACTTCGAAGGCTTCGGACATGGGGGCGTCTGTGAAGGGATTGAGGGACTCTGATTCTTCACCAGTGAAGCTGTCTCAAGCCTGTACGTAACGCTGTAAACCCTGCACCAGTGCATCGAACATCACTCGGCAGCGCGGGCTGTTGCGCAGGTCTTCGTGCATGGTGACCCACGTGTCCATCCTGAGCGCGAAGGCATCCGGCAAAACGCGCTGCAGGCGTGGGTCGCGCTTGGCCAGTTGCACCTGGCAGCCGCCAATGCCGGCACCGGCGCGGATCAGCGCCAATTGCGCCAGGTCGCTGTCGCTGCTGAGGGCGAATGCGCTGCGCTCGAAGCCCTGGATGGCCAGGCTGCGGATAAAGGCGTTTTCCTGGTCAAAGCCGATCACCGAGTGGTGCGCCAAATCGTGCATGTGCACAGGGACGCCGTGTTGCTGCAGGTAATCGTCGCGAGCGTGCAGGCCGACTTCGATCAGGCCTACGCGTTGTGCCAGCAATTGTTCCTGGCGGGGTCGGAGCATGCGTACGGCGATGTCGGCTTCCAGTTGCAGCAAGTCGCTCAGGCGGTTGGTCAGGACCAGTTCCACCTTGAGGTGAGGATGTTGCTGGCGCAATTGGCTGATGATCGGCGGCAGCACCTCCACGCCGACCACTTCGCTGGCGGACACGCGCACCACGCCACGCACCTCGTCGCCGTGGGATGAGGCGGCGCGCTCCAGGGCGGCAGCGGTACGCGCCATGGTCTCGGCGTGGGGGCGCAGCGCCTGGGCGACCGCCGTCGGCAGTAAACCTGTCGGTGAGCGGGTGAACAGTACGACGCCCAGCGCCGTTTCCAGCGCGGCAATATGCCGGCCGACCGTGGGCTGTGTGATGCCGAGCTGCCGTGCGGCGCCCGACAACGATCCCTCCTCGAGTACGCCGAGGAACGACCGGTAGAACTCCCAACCAATATTCAATGCCATGCATAAATGTATAGCTGCTGGATGAAGTTCGGCAATTTATCTATAGCTTGCCCACGCTCAGGATGAACCCTTCTAGTTATTGCGGGAGACAGGCATGGACAAGGTATTGGTACTGGGCGCAACGGGCGGGATCGGTGGTGAAGTCGCGCGTCAGTTAGCCGCCGGCGGGTGGCAGGTCATAGCGCTGACCCGTGACGTGGAAAAGGCCCGCCGACAAAGCGGCGATTTCATCTGGGTACAGGGTGACGCAATGAACCGCGCCGACGTACTCGCGGCGGCCAGCGGTTGTTCGGTGATCGTGCACGGGGTCAACCCGCCCGGTTATCGCCGCTGGGCCGAGTTGGTGCTGCCGATGATCGATAACAGCATCGCAGCGGCTATTGCCGAAGGGTCGACGATCGTGTTGCCGGGTACCGTCTACAACTATGGGCCGGATGCGTTCCCGCTGGTCGACGAAGACGCGCCCCAGCACCCGCAGACCCGTAAAGGCGCGATTCGAGTCGAGATGGAACGGCGCTTGTTGGACGCATCGCAGCACGGTGCGCGGGTGTTGATTGTACGGGCCGGGGATTTCTTCGGCGCCAGGGCCGCCAATAGCTGGTTTTCCCAAGGGCTGGTCAAGCCAGGCAAGCCGGTGGGTACGGTGAGTTACCCAGGCGCTCCGGGCGTGGCGCACCAATGGGCGTATCTGCCGGATGTGGCGCGCACGATGGTGCAATTGCTGGAGCGTCGCGAAGGGCTGCCACCCTTTGCACGGTTTCATCTGGCCGGGCATGTGGATGCCGATGGTACCCAGATGGTCGAGGCTATCCGCCGAGTCGTCGCTCGCAGGACCGGGGCGCAACCGCGCGTAGGCAACTTCCCTTGGTGGCTGCTGAAGATGGCTGCGCCTTTTATCGTCACTTTCCGCGAACTGCAGGAGATGCGTTACCTGTGGCAGACCCCGCTGCTCCTCAATAACCATCGGCTCTTGCAAACCCTGGGCAACGAACCCCATACACCGCTGGATGAGGCGGTGGAGGCTACGTTGGTCGGCATGGGCAACCTGCCACTGCTGCATGATCCAGCGCAGAACGGCACGAACCGGATAAAAGCGCCGACCACGCGATAGAGCCTTGCGCGCGTTTCAAAAGGATAAACGCTGCGTCTAAAGGGTTGCTTGCGGGCAAGCGTGGCCGTTATTGTGCTGAATCCTTTTAGTCCTTCCCCCTGGGATCTGTTGTGATGAATGCACCGCGTACCGCTGTCCCGATCAAGGCCGTGATTTTCGATATGGACGGGTTGTTACTGGATACAGAAGGCATCTATACCGAAGTCACACAGATCATCGCCGAACGCTACGGTCGCGCCTACGATTGGGGCATCAAGCAGCACATCATCGGGCGTGGTGCCCAGGACTTGGCCGACTATGTGGTCAAGGCGCTGGATCTGCCGATCACGCCAGCGCAATTCCTGGAAATCCGCGAGCCGCTGATGAGCGAGCGTTTCCCCAAGGCCTTGGGCATGCCGGGGGCCGAGGTGCTGGTGCGGCACTTGAAGGCCCACAACATCCCGATTGCCGTGGGCACCAGTTCGTCGCGCCATTCGTTTGGCCACAAGACCACCCTGCACCGCGAGTGGTTCAGCCTGTTCGGCACCATCGTCACGGCCGATGACCCGGAAGTCGGCGCCGCCAAACCCGCGCCGGATATCTTCCTCACCGCCGCGCGTCGCCTGGGTGTGGCGCCGGAAGATTGCCTGGTGTTCGAAGATTCGCCGTTTGGCGTCACCGCTGCGAAAGCGGCCCGGATGACCGCCATTGCCGTGCCGGATGAAGCCATGGCCGACAGCAAGTATCACCATGCCGACCAGATCATCCGCAAGCTCGCGGACTTCGACCTGGCTGCCTACGGCCTGCCGCCTCTTTCCTGAACGCCCCCAGCCAGACAGGTGGGAGGGGGGCTTGCTCCCGATGACGGTATGACAGTCAGCATCTGTATCGACTGATCCACCGCTATCGGGAGCAAGCCCCCGCCCGCCGTTGTCAGGCGCTGAAGCCGCCATCGATGGTCAGGCTGGCACCGGTGATATAGCCCGCTTCCGGGCCGGCCAGATACGCCACGAAGCTGGCAATCTCTTCCACATGTCCGTAACGGCCCACCGCCATCAGCCCGATCAGGCTCTCGGCAAACTCACTGTTTGCCGGGTTCATGTCGGTGTCCACCGGCCCGGGCTGCACGTTATTGATGGTGATGCCCCGTGGCCCCAGGTCACGTGCGAGGCCTTTGGTCAGGCCCACCAGCGCCGCCTTGCTCATCGCGTAGGGGCCGCCACCGCCAAACGGCATGCGCTCGGCGTTGGTGCTGCCGATATTGATCACTCGTCCCCCTTCGCCCATGTGCCTGGCTGCTTCCTGGGTGGCGATAAACACGCTGCGCACGTTGATTGCCAGGGTCTGGTCGAAGTCTTCCAGGGTGAAGTCCTGCAGCGGTGCGATGGCCAGCACGCCGGCATTGTTCACCAGGATATCCAGGCGGCCGAAGGCTTCGACGGTGGCGTTGACTGCGTTGCGGATCGCCGTGGCATCGGCGCTGTCGGCTTGAATCGCCAGGGCTTTGCCGCCTTGGCTGATGACGCTGTTCTGCAATGCTTCAGCCTTGGCGGCCGAGCTGACGTAGGTAAAGGCAACGGCGGCACCCTGTGCGGCCAGGCGCTGGACGATGGCGGCGCCAATGCCGCGGGAACCGCCTTGAATCAACGCAACTTTGCCGCTGAGGTTTTGTGTGGTCATGTCGATCTCCTTGATGTTCAAGGCCCAATGCCTTGTTGATGGAGCCGAGTATCGACCTCGCCCGCACACACCGGTAGATCGCGATTGCTATAGTCTGTGTAAACCAAAAGTTTAGAGTGGGGTGGTATGGAGAGCTTTGGCAGTATCGAATGCTTCGTGCGCAGTGCCGAAGGCGGCAGCTTTGCCGAGGCGGCGCGGCACCTGAGCCTGACCCCGGCGGCCGTCGGCAAAAGCGTCGCCAAGCTGGAGGCGCGCCTTGGTGTACGCCTGTTCCAGCGCAGCACCCGACGCCTGACCCTGACAGAAGCCGGCAAAGTGTTCCTGCAGGAAGTCAGCGGCAGCCTTACCACTATCCAGAACGCCGTCGCCAACCTGGCCAGCGCCGAAGGGCGGCCAGTGGGTACGCTCAAGGTGAGCATGGGCACGGTGTTCGGCAATCGCTACGTGGTGCCGTTGTTGGGCGAGTTCATGCGGCGTTTCCCGGACATCAGCCCAGACTGGCATTTCGATAACCGCCAGGTCGACCTGATCGGCCAGGGCTTCGATGCGGCCATCGGCGGTGGGTTCGAACTGCCCCAGGGCGTGGTGGCGCGCAAGCTGGCACCGGCGCATCGGGTGCTGGTGGCGTCACCGCA
It encodes:
- a CDS encoding M24 family metallopeptidase — protein: MSAHPKEAVGAAYNIDAMRYAQSMTWQAIEQLAQRIRPGMLESEARELGKQVLADLDMQRIWHPLLVRFGANTLKTFKQRSEGDPILGDNDIFFIDMGAVWQGHEGDAGATFTTGNDPDMIACANAAKDLFDRVQAHWKDHQVIGLELYRYAEEQAQAMGWDLNLDIKGHRVSDFPHAIHRGGDLGDFEHYPNAGLWILEIQIAHPCKPYGAFYEDLLA
- a CDS encoding DMT family transporter; translation: MNLSIVYALAAAALFGASTPLAKNLGLGLSPILLAGLLYLGSGLGLAAVRLLRDRGWKSPGLTPSEWPWLLGAIAFGGILGPVALMFGLTRTAGATASLMLNLESVLTAVIAWLVFRENADRRIVLGMIAIVLGGVVLSWSDGGGTSHDWTGPFAVALACLCWGIDNNLTRKVSASDALFIAGAKGLIAGAVNGGLALYLGAQVPGVAQLAPILLVGFLGYGISLVLFVLALRGLGSARTGAYFSTAPFLGAAIAVLALGESVTLAFWIASALMAVGVWLHLTERHAHDHLHEATEHGHWHVHDEHHQHEHGFEWDAKVPHSHVHTHNAMRHSHAHFPDVHHRHRH
- a CDS encoding LysR family transcriptional regulator — encoded protein: MALNIGWEFYRSFLGVLEEGSLSGAARQLGITQPTVGRHIAALETALGVVLFTRSPTGLLPTAVAQALRPHAETMARTAAALERAASSHGDEVRGVVRVSASEVVGVEVLPPIISQLRQQHPHLKVELVLTNRLSDLLQLEADIAVRMLRPRQEQLLAQRVGLIEVGLHARDDYLQQHGVPVHMHDLAHHSVIGFDQENAFIRSLAIQGFERSAFALSSDSDLAQLALIRAGAGIGGCQVQLAKRDPRLQRVLPDAFALRMDTWVTMHEDLRNSPRCRVMFDALVQGLQRYVQA
- a CDS encoding DUF4337 domain-containing protein, with the protein product MSEAFEVPSPHEKHIEHTTEHAHGRGDNFASRIAVMTALMATLGAMLSYQAGSTESEAAMDKNNAAIIKTEAANQWNYYQAKSSRQNLAELATHIPGVDAAHYKDEIERYKTQKEDVRRQAEKLEASSKEWDEKSEQALHQHHRWAQAMTAIQIAISLAAITLLTRREWLKRMSYTAAGVAVVLGSLAWLHI
- a CDS encoding HAD-IA family hydrolase encodes the protein MNAPRTAVPIKAVIFDMDGLLLDTEGIYTEVTQIIAERYGRAYDWGIKQHIIGRGAQDLADYVVKALDLPITPAQFLEIREPLMSERFPKALGMPGAEVLVRHLKAHNIPIAVGTSSSRHSFGHKTTLHREWFSLFGTIVTADDPEVGAAKPAPDIFLTAARRLGVAPEDCLVFEDSPFGVTAAKAARMTAIAVPDEAMADSKYHHADQIIRKLADFDLAAYGLPPLS
- a CDS encoding SDR family oxidoreductase, with translation MDKVLVLGATGGIGGEVARQLAAGGWQVIALTRDVEKARRQSGDFIWVQGDAMNRADVLAAASGCSVIVHGVNPPGYRRWAELVLPMIDNSIAAAIAEGSTIVLPGTVYNYGPDAFPLVDEDAPQHPQTRKGAIRVEMERRLLDASQHGARVLIVRAGDFFGARAANSWFSQGLVKPGKPVGTVSYPGAPGVAHQWAYLPDVARTMVQLLERREGLPPFARFHLAGHVDADGTQMVEAIRRVVARRTGAQPRVGNFPWWLLKMAAPFIVTFRELQEMRYLWQTPLLLNNHRLLQTLGNEPHTPLDEAVEATLVGMGNLPLLHDPAQNGTNRIKAPTTR
- a CDS encoding LysR family transcriptional regulator; translation: MESFGSIECFVRSAEGGSFAEAARHLSLTPAAVGKSVAKLEARLGVRLFQRSTRRLTLTEAGKVFLQEVSGSLTTIQNAVANLASAEGRPVGTLKVSMGTVFGNRYVVPLLGEFMRRFPDISPDWHFDNRQVDLIGQGFDAAIGGGFELPQGVVARKLAPAHRVLVASPHYLAQRPPVLVPEDLSRCKGILIRSPQTGRIRSWQLTSGEREQRPLVLKPGMTMSDSEAACCASAQGLGIALVSMPMAVPFLDSGAVVRVLPDWYVDDGNISLYYAEHKLLPGKTRAFVDFIIEQFAEQGLGQIFSAV
- a CDS encoding 3-oxoacyl-ACP reductase family protein translates to MTTQNLSGKVALIQGGSRGIGAAIVQRLAAQGAAVAFTYVSSAAKAEALQNSVISQGGKALAIQADSADATAIRNAVNATVEAFGRLDILVNNAGVLAIAPLQDFTLEDFDQTLAINVRSVFIATQEAARHMGEGGRVINIGSTNAERMPFGGGGPYAMSKAALVGLTKGLARDLGPRGITINNVQPGPVDTDMNPANSEFAESLIGLMAVGRYGHVEEIASFVAYLAGPEAGYITGASLTIDGGFSA